A window of the Thiomicrospira microaerophila genome harbors these coding sequences:
- the dprA gene encoding DNA-processing protein DprA — protein MKQIADKPSLSDWLRLHLAFLTAKQLARLQNHFGDLTTALSAKPADWLRVERFGDKLVDSVFKQDPSLVEQALNWAQQPDQQIITLDDAAYPGLLREIADPPILLYVRGDASLLHAPQLAVVGSRHASRQGAQIAEDFSRYLSGIGLTITSGLAHGIDAAAHRGALQGIGKTLAVVGTGIDRIYPAANQHLAREIAEQGVIVSEYPLQTKPLAQNFPRRNRIISGMATGCLVVEAALKSGSLITARQAMEQGREVFAIPGSINNSLAKGCHQLIKQGAKLVETAQDILEELAPLIEFSLQADQAAASANIEAGLLESESDPLLDLMEFEPMSLDELVTLSQLQAADIQAQMMMLEIEGRVEALSAARWRRLK, from the coding sequence ATGAAGCAAATTGCCGATAAGCCCAGTTTAAGCGATTGGTTGCGCTTGCACCTTGCGTTTTTAACCGCCAAACAACTGGCGCGTTTGCAAAATCATTTTGGTGATTTAACCACGGCACTCAGTGCTAAGCCTGCTGATTGGCTAAGGGTTGAGCGTTTTGGTGATAAGTTGGTTGACAGTGTGTTTAAGCAGGATCCCAGTTTGGTTGAACAGGCGTTAAACTGGGCGCAACAGCCAGATCAGCAGATTATTACCCTGGATGATGCGGCCTATCCCGGATTGTTGCGAGAGATTGCTGATCCACCGATATTATTATATGTTCGTGGTGATGCCAGTCTGCTACATGCACCGCAATTAGCCGTAGTCGGCAGTCGGCACGCTTCCCGTCAGGGGGCGCAGATTGCCGAAGACTTTAGTCGCTACCTATCGGGCATAGGTTTAACGATTACCAGCGGTTTAGCACATGGAATTGATGCGGCTGCGCATCGAGGCGCTTTGCAGGGGATAGGTAAAACCCTGGCGGTGGTAGGCACAGGTATTGATCGCATCTATCCGGCGGCCAATCAACATCTTGCGCGTGAGATTGCCGAGCAGGGTGTGATTGTTTCGGAATATCCGTTGCAAACTAAGCCATTAGCACAAAACTTTCCTAGACGAAATCGCATTATCAGCGGTATGGCGACAGGCTGTTTAGTGGTTGAGGCAGCGTTAAAAAGTGGTTCGTTGATTACTGCACGACAAGCGATGGAGCAAGGGCGCGAGGTGTTTGCGATCCCCGGTTCGATTAACAATTCGTTGGCGAAGGGCTGTCACCAACTTATTAAACAGGGCGCTAAACTGGTTGAAACCGCACAGGATATCCTAGAGGAGTTGGCACCACTGATTGAGTTTAGTCTGCAAGCTGACCAGGCCGCCGCCTCGGCTAATATAGAAGCAGGACTACTGGAGAGTGAATCTGATCCCCTGCTCGATTTGATGGAGTTTGAGCCGATGAGTCTGGATGAACTGGTGACGCTTAGCCAATTGCAAGCAGCGGACATTCAGGCGCAGATGATGATGCTGGAAATAGAGGGGCGTGTCGAAGCCTTATCGGCAGCGAGATGGCGGCGTTTGAAATAA
- the def gene encoding peptide deformylase: MQKLDLVLFPNQGLREVCATVTEMTDELDRLIDDMFYTMYDAPGIGLAAPQIAVQQRVIVVDVSEGKNQPLALINPEIVRSAGQITWEEGCLSLPDIYAKVERPSEIIVRGMNRDGKKVEMEANDLLAICIQHEIDHLNGRLFVDHLSPLKRTRLLHKFKKLQAEKTGS, encoded by the coding sequence ATGCAAAAACTTGATCTTGTCCTTTTTCCCAACCAAGGACTGCGCGAAGTCTGCGCCACCGTTACTGAAATGACTGATGAATTAGATCGCCTGATTGATGACATGTTTTATACCATGTACGATGCACCGGGCATAGGCCTAGCAGCGCCGCAAATTGCAGTTCAGCAGCGCGTTATCGTGGTCGATGTTTCTGAAGGAAAAAACCAACCCTTAGCGCTCATTAATCCTGAAATTGTTCGCAGCGCAGGTCAAATCACTTGGGAAGAAGGCTGTCTATCGCTTCCGGATATCTATGCCAAAGTAGAGCGCCCAAGCGAAATTATTGTACGAGGGATGAACCGCGATGGCAAAAAAGTGGAAATGGAAGCGAATGACTTGCTTGCGATCTGCATCCAACATGAAATTGACCATCTCAATGGACGTTTGTTTGTTGATCATTTATCCCCGCTAAAACGCACTCGTCTTTTACACAAGTTCAAGAAGTTGCAAGCAGAAAAAACAGGTAGTTAA
- the fmt gene encoding methionyl-tRNA formyltransferase: protein MAYRIIFAGTPVFSVAPLQALLDEGHEIIAVYTQPDRPAGRGRKLTASPVKQLALQHGLPVFQPESLKTAEAQAELAKHNADIMVVVAYGLILPQAILDTPKLGCLNIHASLLPRWRGAAPIQRAIEAGDKETGITIMQMDAGLDTGAMLLKTHCPILPHDTAETLHDKLATQGAQAIIDALKQLKQLVAEKQDNNQACYAAKLTKAEAKIDWNTSAEVIQRRIHAFNPWPMAFCEFEGQSLRILNAQALEGPAHNNAGEIILLEKAGLDIACGQGLLRITQVQPAGKKPMSAYDFALSRNLIGQVLQ from the coding sequence ATGGCTTATCGAATTATATTTGCGGGTACCCCGGTATTTTCTGTAGCACCGCTTCAAGCGCTATTAGATGAGGGACATGAAATCATTGCCGTTTATACTCAACCAGATCGCCCTGCAGGTCGAGGCCGTAAGCTCACAGCCAGCCCAGTGAAACAATTGGCATTACAACATGGCCTCCCTGTTTTCCAGCCGGAAAGTTTGAAAACAGCCGAGGCGCAAGCCGAATTGGCTAAACACAATGCCGATATCATGGTTGTCGTCGCTTATGGTTTAATTCTTCCGCAAGCGATACTCGACACGCCCAAACTTGGCTGCTTAAACATTCACGCCTCTCTACTGCCTCGCTGGCGCGGAGCCGCTCCGATTCAACGTGCAATTGAAGCCGGCGATAAAGAAACAGGCATCACTATTATGCAGATGGATGCCGGCTTAGATACCGGTGCTATGTTGCTAAAAACCCACTGCCCTATTCTTCCGCACGACACAGCGGAGACGCTGCACGACAAGCTTGCAACCCAAGGGGCTCAAGCCATTATTGATGCACTAAAGCAACTTAAACAGCTCGTTGCCGAAAAACAGGATAACAACCAGGCCTGCTATGCAGCCAAATTGACTAAAGCCGAAGCAAAAATTGACTGGAATACCTCAGCCGAGGTCATTCAACGCCGCATTCACGCATTCAATCCTTGGCCTATGGCTTTTTGTGAGTTTGAAGGTCAAAGCCTGCGCATTCTAAACGCCCAAGCGCTAGAAGGACCCGCTCACAATAATGCGGGCGAAATTATCCTATTAGAAAAAGCCGGACTAGATATTGCCTGTGGTCAAGGCCTGCTTCGCATTACCCAGGTGCAACCTGCCGGCAAAAAGCCAATGTCAGCCTATGACTTTGCCTTGTCTCGTAACCTGATAGGTCAGGTTCTTCAATGA
- the rsmB gene encoding 16S rRNA (cytosine(967)-C(5))-methyltransferase RsmB, giving the protein MTPNARVNPRLSALKCLLAVVKQGQSLSQALPQTFQSLTDRRDRAFVQNLVYGCLRWYDRLAAIRSLLISKPLKTKDEDINLLLLMALYQLLYLDTAEHAAVSETVNLSQKLKKPWARGLLNGVLRQFLREKEAIINQLPQTLEIQTAHPSWLVKQLQKIYPDQLEQILNQNNQPAPLCLRVNTRLQSRESLLSKLAEAGIEAHPHPLSPVGIRLSQPVDVSQLPSFEQGGFSVQDIAAQQAALILQPQKAMRILDACAAPGGKTCHLLEACDNQSQLIALEKESDRIERLHQNLARLHLSAQTQVADAAELTSWWDGQAFDQILLDAPCSATGIIRRHPDIKRHRRAEDILSLTQIQAQLLSQLWQTLKPGGQLLYATCSILAQENSQQIMAFLAKTPDAEHQPLDVNWGQGEIGRQILPGEQGMDGFYYALLRKKTCVH; this is encoded by the coding sequence ATGACGCCTAACGCAAGAGTGAACCCGCGCTTAAGCGCCCTTAAGTGCTTATTGGCAGTCGTTAAGCAAGGCCAGTCCTTAAGCCAAGCTTTACCACAAACTTTTCAGAGCCTCACTGACCGAAGAGATAGGGCTTTTGTGCAAAACTTGGTATATGGCTGCCTGCGCTGGTATGATCGTTTAGCTGCGATTCGTAGTCTTCTGATCAGCAAACCGTTAAAAACAAAGGATGAAGATATTAACCTACTCCTGTTGATGGCGCTTTATCAACTGCTCTATCTCGATACCGCTGAACATGCGGCGGTTTCTGAAACGGTAAATCTTAGCCAAAAATTAAAAAAACCTTGGGCGCGTGGATTATTAAATGGCGTGCTACGTCAATTTTTACGTGAGAAAGAGGCGATCATAAATCAACTACCGCAAACGCTTGAGATCCAAACCGCTCATCCGAGCTGGTTAGTGAAACAGCTACAGAAAATCTATCCTGACCAGCTTGAACAGATTTTAAACCAGAACAACCAGCCTGCGCCCTTATGCCTCAGAGTAAACACGCGTCTTCAAAGCCGTGAATCTCTGCTAAGCAAGTTGGCAGAAGCCGGCATTGAAGCCCATCCTCACCCATTAAGTCCGGTTGGTATCCGCCTTAGTCAGCCTGTGGATGTCAGCCAGCTACCCAGTTTTGAGCAGGGAGGATTTAGTGTTCAGGATATCGCCGCCCAACAAGCAGCACTGATCTTACAGCCGCAAAAAGCAATGCGAATTCTAGATGCCTGTGCCGCGCCCGGAGGAAAAACCTGCCACCTCCTAGAGGCCTGCGACAACCAATCTCAACTGATTGCGTTAGAAAAAGAATCTGATCGTATCGAGCGTTTACATCAAAATTTGGCACGACTGCACTTGTCAGCTCAAACCCAAGTCGCTGATGCTGCTGAATTAACTAGCTGGTGGGATGGTCAAGCTTTTGATCAAATTCTGTTGGATGCACCTTGTTCAGCAACTGGGATTATTCGCCGACACCCGGATATAAAACGTCATCGTCGCGCCGAAGATATCCTGTCACTGACTCAAATTCAAGCTCAATTACTCAGCCAATTATGGCAAACGTTGAAGCCTGGCGGTCAGCTACTCTATGCTACCTGCTCGATCCTCGCGCAAGAAAACAGCCAGCAAATTATGGCCTTTTTGGCAAAAACACCTGATGCGGAACATCAACCGCTTGATGTGAATTGGGGTCAAGGAGAGATAGGCCGTCAAATACTTCCGGGTGAACAGGGAATGGATGGCTTTTATTACGCGCTGTTAAGAAAAAAGACATGCGTTCACTAG
- a CDS encoding DUF4390 domain-containing protein: MRSLATQGFGLILLLFASQAWSIADQLSYHIHPPQLLMSAQVDMDLPEEIRQAIEHEIPILFKTQIQLEQQSQFLFFRSRQKQVDISYLTELSYSHFYQRYTLHNLRNNNRLHFSSLDNALQTLGRFDDFLLADLNQLHAGLNYSLKLRISVDWLQLPAPILSHALFNRAWFYNTGWLVKPIAFRIGE, encoded by the coding sequence ATGCGTTCACTAGCGACTCAGGGGTTTGGACTCATACTCCTTCTCTTTGCCAGCCAGGCCTGGTCGATCGCAGACCAACTCAGCTATCATATTCATCCACCGCAACTCTTGATGAGTGCGCAAGTTGACATGGATTTACCGGAAGAAATTCGTCAAGCGATTGAGCATGAAATCCCCATTCTATTCAAAACCCAGATTCAGCTCGAACAACAAAGCCAATTCCTCTTCTTTCGCTCTCGTCAAAAACAGGTCGATATTAGCTATCTAACCGAATTGAGTTACTCGCACTTTTATCAGCGCTACACCCTTCACAACCTTCGCAACAATAATCGACTTCACTTTAGCAGCCTTGATAATGCTTTGCAGACACTAGGGCGTTTTGACGATTTTTTATTGGCAGATCTCAATCAACTCCACGCGGGCCTTAACTACAGCTTGAAATTAAGAATAAGTGTTGACTGGCTTCAATTACCCGCACCAATCCTGAGCCATGCACTTTTTAACCGTGCTTGGTTTTACAATACCGGCTGGCTGGTCAAGCCGATAGCATTTAGGATAGGCGAATGA
- a CDS encoding sensor histidine kinase has translation MKKLRINFFNSYGWLMITTGLLLAALLVMSQIIQRAPELIDYYLGLLIFSLGGILLLFALLIKQLVELYLHYKRKTSGIKTTVKITASLMLLLSLPILILFYFSLSVLHQSVDQWFDVRTKQALTDASALVKTNLDYATRDHLNKTLQAERTMRPLLTQTPAFSANELRNQLEAKEVALYQSNGQLVAFSHEFGTEILPSRPAESLLRQARQRLNYAAIEASDDSEHEIIRVVIPVIDPFLNQVYPLQVIYNLPESITRYAHSVRLAESQYNELEYLRTPLKTSFTLILSLVLLLTLVSSLLFIIQAAQNLTRPIRHLVQGTQRVAQGDYTTQMSVDRNDDFGALIQSFNDMIKQIGKARNEIKVSHQQTEVQRLYFQAVIRNLTNGVITLDMNHRIRTANDKAGDILGVDLHQYSGERFCDLTASPANPHLNPFFDALMPRFEKASYSKDTKPWSLQLTLNTTDQQKIILIHGSTLPSIDQKIGGFVVVLDDITELVQAQLHAAWSDVARRLAHEIKNPLTPIQLSAERLEYKLSNKLAEDDAKLLSRMTQTIVEQVASMQNLVDAFIDFAHTPEFEREKINLNQLLETLVHLYQTPNEPGKITLNLDASCPAVYIDSHRMRQLFHNLIKNALEATEDVESPSILIETDCQNLSDSITIKIKDNGKGIPEQAINWIFEPYATDKPKGSGLGLAIVKKIVEEHKGQIEINSQPNQGACFIIQLPVGSRSTEN, from the coding sequence ATGAAAAAACTGAGAATTAATTTTTTTAATAGCTACGGTTGGTTAATGATCACTACCGGTCTATTACTGGCCGCTCTACTAGTAATGAGCCAAATCATTCAACGTGCGCCTGAGCTGATTGACTACTACCTCGGATTATTAATCTTCAGTCTAGGCGGTATCTTATTGTTGTTTGCACTGCTGATTAAGCAGCTTGTCGAACTCTACCTCCACTATAAACGCAAAACTTCTGGGATTAAAACCACCGTTAAAATCACAGCCAGCTTGATGTTGCTCTTAAGCCTACCGATACTGATTTTATTTTATTTCAGCCTAAGCGTTCTTCACCAAAGCGTCGATCAATGGTTTGATGTTCGTACCAAACAAGCACTGACTGACGCCAGTGCGTTAGTCAAAACAAATTTAGACTATGCCACCCGCGACCACCTGAACAAAACCCTGCAAGCTGAACGCACCATGCGCCCACTACTGACTCAAACGCCTGCTTTTTCTGCCAATGAACTTCGTAATCAACTGGAAGCAAAAGAAGTCGCACTCTACCAGTCCAACGGCCAACTGGTTGCGTTTAGTCATGAGTTTGGCACCGAAATTCTACCTAGCCGTCCAGCAGAAAGTTTGCTTAGGCAAGCACGTCAACGCCTTAACTATGCAGCCATTGAAGCCAGTGATGATTCAGAACATGAAATTATCCGCGTAGTCATCCCGGTGATAGATCCCTTTTTGAATCAGGTTTATCCGCTGCAAGTCATCTACAACCTGCCGGAAAGTATTACACGCTATGCGCACTCGGTGCGCCTTGCAGAAAGTCAATACAATGAGTTGGAATACCTAAGAACACCGCTTAAAACCAGTTTTACACTGATCCTTTCGTTGGTACTGCTGCTTACGCTCGTCAGTAGCTTATTATTTATTATTCAAGCCGCGCAAAATTTAACCCGCCCCATTCGACATCTTGTTCAAGGCACACAACGTGTTGCTCAAGGCGACTACACCACCCAAATGAGTGTCGATCGTAATGACGATTTTGGTGCGCTGATTCAATCCTTTAACGATATGATTAAACAAATAGGAAAAGCACGAAATGAAATCAAAGTCAGCCATCAACAAACCGAAGTGCAGCGTCTTTATTTCCAAGCGGTGATTCGTAACCTAACTAACGGCGTCATTACCCTCGATATGAACCACCGTATTCGTACCGCCAATGATAAGGCAGGCGATATTTTAGGGGTCGATTTACACCAGTACAGTGGCGAACGTTTCTGTGATCTCACGGCCAGCCCGGCAAACCCTCACCTAAATCCTTTTTTCGATGCCCTGATGCCGCGCTTTGAAAAAGCAAGCTACAGCAAAGACACCAAACCCTGGAGCCTTCAGCTCACCCTCAACACCACCGACCAACAAAAAATCATTCTAATTCACGGCTCAACCCTACCAAGCATTGATCAAAAAATAGGCGGTTTTGTTGTCGTTCTTGATGATATTACCGAATTGGTACAGGCACAATTACATGCTGCATGGAGTGATGTTGCTCGTCGCTTGGCACATGAAATAAAAAACCCGTTAACACCGATTCAACTTAGCGCCGAAAGACTGGAATATAAACTCAGTAACAAGCTTGCAGAGGATGATGCGAAACTGCTTAGCCGAATGACGCAAACCATTGTCGAACAGGTTGCCAGCATGCAAAACCTTGTCGATGCCTTTATCGACTTCGCGCATACGCCTGAATTTGAGCGTGAAAAAATCAACCTCAACCAACTGCTAGAAACGCTGGTCCATCTTTACCAAACACCGAATGAGCCAGGAAAAATCACACTAAACCTTGACGCTAGCTGTCCTGCAGTTTATATCGACAGCCATCGTATGCGCCAACTCTTTCACAACCTGATTAAAAACGCATTAGAAGCCACCGAAGACGTCGAGTCACCGTCCATACTGATTGAAACCGACTGTCAAAACCTCAGTGATAGTATTACAATCAAGATAAAAGATAATGGCAAGGGGATTCCAGAGCAAGCCATCAACTGGATATTTGAACCCTACGCTACCGACAAGCCAAAGGGTTCCGGGCTTGGCCTAGCGATTGTTAAGAAAATTGTCGAAGAACATAAGGGTCAGATTGAAATAAACAGCCAACCAAATCAAGGAGCCTGTTTTATAATACAACTGCCTGTTGGCAGCCGATCCACAGAAAACTAA
- a CDS encoding sigma-54-dependent transcriptional regulator produces MQPNGQTKLLIVDDEKDIRHLMEEIFSEEGYQVSLAANGVQARQAWRDQVPDLIFLDIWMPDIDGLSLLKEMQAEQLLEHTSVIMMSGHGTIQTAVEATRYGAYDFMEKPLSLAKLILMAERALEHNRLQHENRQLKVQQPGLVMPIGNSKLMRQQRDNIERLAKYTMPILLLGETGSGKAFFAQALHQMSPRKSQPFTSLSADKLNNELEDWLGSLTDDKNIVGKIEQTKGGTLVISHVEKLSPDSQACLADLLFHQAYRRCGSDKLHNIDLRIVCSSQADLENEVSEGRFREDIFKRLNVMPLIMPALRQHNEDLPDLVHFFVDQFVQHDGLTRRKFPEQTLRQLKQYSWPGNLRELKNLIQRLLILGKTPDVNEEEISLALNQTAHQFFSAAHIDTSVDLKTAKERFEASYLKQLLRETSGNVSEAAKRSGVERTHLYRKLKTLEIDPKDPI; encoded by the coding sequence ATGCAACCTAACGGACAAACCAAACTCCTGATTGTTGATGATGAAAAAGATATTCGTCATCTCATGGAAGAGATTTTCAGCGAAGAAGGTTATCAAGTCAGTTTAGCCGCCAATGGCGTTCAGGCGCGCCAAGCTTGGCGCGACCAAGTACCGGATTTAATTTTTTTAGACATTTGGATGCCTGATATCGATGGATTATCTTTGCTAAAAGAAATGCAAGCCGAACAACTGCTTGAACATACCAGTGTGATTATGATGTCGGGGCATGGAACCATTCAAACTGCCGTAGAAGCGACTCGATACGGTGCCTACGACTTTATGGAAAAGCCGTTATCACTCGCAAAGCTAATTCTTATGGCAGAACGTGCGCTGGAACATAACCGTTTGCAACATGAAAATCGACAGCTAAAAGTACAACAACCAGGCCTGGTTATGCCAATTGGTAATAGCAAACTTATGCGCCAACAACGCGATAACATTGAACGCCTAGCTAAATATACCATGCCGATTCTACTACTGGGTGAAACGGGAAGTGGTAAAGCCTTCTTTGCTCAAGCCTTACATCAAATGAGCCCTCGTAAATCTCAACCCTTCACCAGCTTGTCGGCTGACAAACTCAACAATGAACTGGAAGATTGGTTAGGTTCGCTCACTGACGACAAGAACATAGTCGGCAAAATAGAACAAACTAAAGGCGGTACCCTCGTTATTAGCCATGTTGAAAAGCTATCACCCGACAGCCAAGCGTGTCTAGCTGACCTCCTTTTCCATCAAGCTTATCGTCGCTGCGGTTCGGACAAACTCCATAATATCGACTTGCGGATTGTATGCAGTAGCCAAGCAGACCTTGAGAATGAAGTCAGTGAAGGTCGTTTCAGAGAAGACATATTCAAGCGACTAAATGTCATGCCTTTAATCATGCCCGCTTTACGCCAACACAATGAAGACCTACCTGATTTAGTCCATTTTTTTGTCGATCAATTCGTACAGCATGATGGATTAACGCGTCGTAAATTCCCAGAACAAACACTACGACAGCTCAAGCAATACAGCTGGCCTGGCAATCTTCGCGAGTTAAAAAATCTTATTCAACGCCTACTTATTTTGGGAAAAACACCCGATGTTAACGAAGAAGAAATAAGCCTTGCACTAAACCAAACTGCGCATCAATTTTTTAGCGCTGCTCACATTGATACCAGTGTTGACCTGAAAACGGCAAAAGAACGTTTTGAAGCCAGCTATTTAAAACAGTTACTGCGAGAAACATCAGGGAACGTATCTGAAGCCGCTAAACGTTCAGGCGTAGAAAGAACCCATCTCTACCGCAAACTCAAAACGCTAGAGATAGATCCAAAAGATCCGATATAA
- the trkA gene encoding Trk system potassium transporter TrkA: MNIIILGAGQVGSSLAELLVNDNNDITIVDLDNASLQRLQDRLDINTVHGHASHPDVLIQAGLEYADMLIAATQNDETNICACQIAHILFKTTTKIARVRGSGYLQHPELFNREYSTDAIPIDVLISPEGLVTDYILQLISYPGSLQVIDFAEGQVRLVAMRAHNGGPLVGKKIAELKQHLPNRVGFRIVAIYRQDEVVMPTGEVTIRVGDEVFFIAEPRDVHLIVEEFRREKQKKARNIMIAGGGHIGFNLAKSLEKNHQVKIIDHNIGRAREIAEVLEKAIIIHGDVSDKDLLIEENIDEIDLFVAVTNRDEANIISAMLAKKLGVRRVIALVNNQSYLELIHLNSIDIAISADRITTNNLLHYMRQGDTVRAFTLRRGAAEAMEIIVHGSENSSKLIGKTLIEIDWPHDITIGCIVRDNKVLFAHRDLIIEAEDHVVLFLTDRSRIDEITQLFMPEERRSWLS; encoded by the coding sequence ATGAACATTATTATCCTTGGCGCAGGCCAGGTCGGTTCGTCTTTGGCCGAACTGCTTGTAAATGACAATAACGACATTACAATTGTTGATTTAGACAATGCCAGCTTACAGCGGCTACAAGACCGATTAGACATTAATACCGTGCACGGTCATGCCTCGCACCCTGATGTGCTGATTCAGGCCGGGCTTGAATATGCCGACATGTTGATTGCCGCAACACAAAACGACGAAACTAATATTTGTGCTTGCCAAATTGCGCATATTTTATTTAAAACCACCACCAAAATTGCACGGGTGCGCGGTTCAGGATATTTACAGCATCCTGAATTATTCAACCGTGAATACAGTACCGATGCGATTCCAATTGATGTGTTAATCAGCCCGGAGGGTTTGGTAACTGACTATATTCTTCAACTCATCAGCTATCCCGGATCTTTACAAGTCATCGACTTTGCTGAAGGGCAAGTGCGTTTAGTAGCAATGCGCGCTCATAACGGCGGGCCTTTAGTTGGCAAAAAAATTGCCGAACTCAAACAGCACCTACCCAACCGAGTTGGTTTTAGAATCGTTGCAATTTACCGCCAAGATGAAGTGGTCATGCCCACCGGTGAAGTTACGATCCGAGTGGGTGACGAGGTGTTTTTTATCGCTGAACCCCGCGACGTTCATTTAATCGTAGAAGAATTTCGTCGCGAAAAACAAAAAAAAGCACGTAATATCATGATTGCCGGTGGTGGCCACATAGGTTTCAACCTCGCAAAAAGTTTAGAAAAAAATCACCAGGTTAAAATTATCGACCACAACATTGGTCGAGCTCGTGAAATTGCCGAAGTGCTGGAAAAAGCCATTATTATTCATGGCGATGTGTCCGATAAGGACTTATTGATTGAAGAAAATATTGATGAAATTGATTTATTTGTTGCGGTGACCAACCGTGACGAGGCGAATATTATCTCTGCGATGCTGGCAAAAAAACTTGGCGTACGCCGTGTAATTGCATTGGTCAACAATCAGTCTTACCTTGAACTCATTCATCTTAACTCGATAGACATTGCGATTTCTGCTGACCGTATTACCACCAACAATCTGTTGCACTATATGCGTCAGGGCGATACCGTGCGTGCGTTTACCCTTCGCCGCGGAGCCGCAGAAGCAATGGAAATTATTGTCCACGGCAGTGAAAACAGTTCCAAGTTGATTGGTAAAACCCTAATAGAAATTGATTGGCCGCATGACATAACGATTGGCTGTATCGTACGTGATAACAAAGTGCTGTTTGCTCATCGTGACTTGATAATCGAAGCTGAGGACCATGTGGTGCTATTTTTAACCGATCGCAGTCGTATCGACGAAATCACTCAACTCTTTATGCCGGAAGAACGCCGTTCTTGGTTAAGCTGA